Part of the Bubalus bubalis isolate 160015118507 breed Murrah chromosome 9, NDDB_SH_1, whole genome shotgun sequence genome is shown below.
ctcctttcccaatttggaaccagtccactacCAACCTGGAATATAACAGTTTCAAATTACATAATCATGTCATTAAGAAAGGTGTCACaattgactagttggacctcttATTTGCTTTTACAGGAAAAGTACAGAATTCCAAGAAGATACAGAAGGAAAGTTGCAACACTGTTAATCTTTGTAACAAAGAATGCATGGCACTCATGAACCAAACAAAAGAACCAGCAACCCACaaagtgtgtgtgggtggggtggTGTTCATGGTGACATGATAGTGCAGAGTTTGACAGATGGCCATGAAGTGGTCATAGGTCTTTGTAGTCAGTACAATGCTGCCCAAATCTACAAAGAGtaggtaaaaatatatctatacgTTACGGCtttgccttctttgggatggtGGTGGATGTGAAACATATCTTAAAAgaacagactggaaaagaagaattacATGGGTATGTGGAGGTGGGAGTCAGAGATGGTGCCCAGGATAATAAACAGGTTTCTAAGCACAGTGATCTGGTACATGGAGAGAAAATGTGCAAATATAAAGTGCTGCAGTTCTGGTTTCTCTGATAACTGCAGAAGAAGAAATGTTGAAATTCGTGTATCATTTCCTGTTCTCATGTGGCCCTCATCaacttgttgatttttttctctttgataatagccattcttacTGTGGAAGGTGTACCTCACTGCGGTTTTGGTTTCTGTTTCCCTGAAGACTAATGATGttaagcctcttttcatgtgcctgttggccatttgtatatcttccttgggAGAAAATGTTGATTGAGGGTCCTCTACCCAATTTTAATatggttgtttatttatttagtttaattgAGTTGACTTAGTCtgatatatcggagaaggcaatgacactccactccagtacttttgcctggaaaatctcatggatggaggagcctggtaggctgtagtccatggggtcgctagagtcagacacgactgagcaacttccctttcacttttcactttcatgcactggagaaggaaatggcaacccactccattgttcttgcctggagaatcccagggacgggggagcctagtgggctgccgtctctggggtcgcacagagtcggacaggactgaagcaacttagcagcagcagcagcagcagtctcataTATAGTTTAAGTTTTCTGTTTCTGCCTATCAAGTTGATTTTTTGGGTACTTTTGCCTTCTCATTTCAAGTAGAAGAGAACACTTCAACTTTGCTTATATGACAGTTCTGGGTGCTGAACTCCCTCAGCTTTTCTTTATCTGGTAgaacctttatttcttcttcatatccAAAGGATATCTTTGCTGGATGGAGGGTTCTTGGCTACTGGTTTTTATATCACAATAGTTTGAGAATGATATTCCATTCTCTCTTGGACTGTGGAGTCTGTGCTAGGAAATTTGTTGATAACCCAATTTGGGTATTTTTGCAGGGtgctcattttttttctagatacctttaatattctttctttttaataacttttattgaaatgtagttgatttacaatgtcatattagttccaggtatacagcaaaattatatatatatatatatacatatatatatatacacatacatatatattcttttttagattctttttccagtatagattattacaagatattgagtttATTTCCCTGTATTTAATTCcctaggtctttgttgattgccatatatataaagagagagatagatagatagatattagtATATAAAAACAGCATTCTttcactgacttttaaaaaaattttctttatttatttgctgtatTTCTGACTGCACCAAGTCTTCCTTGCTTTGCGGGGgctttctcctgttgcagaggtGGGGacgctactcttcactgtggtgacctctcttgctgcagagcacaggctctacagtacaggctcagtagttgtggtgccctgGCTTAGTtactttgtggcatgtggaatctttccagacaaGGCATCACCCCCAGTACCTGTTCccaccttggcaggcagattcttgcttactgcaccaccagggaagtcttttcgTTCATTGACTTTTCAGTTTTATACGTGTGTTGGAGAAGGTCTTTTGCATTGAAACATTTATGTGTCCTATTATACCTCTGTGGATGTGTGCATTTGGTTCCTTCCCCAcacttggaaaattctcagctattatttctGTACATAATCTCTCTgatcctttctccctctcttctgctTTTGAGATACCCAGTATCCTTCTTACCTGTTCTAGTAGAGTCAGAAGTTTCTCAGAGaatatcttcattaaaaaaaaattcttagttcTGTCCTCACATCTACCTGAATCATTCTACCTTTGAACTCACTATCTCTCTACTCCCTCCACTTCCAGTGCTTTGCAATTCATCCTTCATCTCAATTACTGAGTTCTTCAGCACCAGAATTTCTGTTTACTTATGTTTGAGAGCTTTCATTATTTTAGAAACTGTTCCttatgttcattatttttatttctcagctaACTGATGTGTCTTTGTGAGTTTTCTTCTAGCTTGTTGAGCTTCTTCATGACACTATCTTGAATTCTCCACTTGCTTGATCACAATCTTACATGACGTTGAATTAGTTCATGGAAAACTGTCGTtttctctttgtgattccatgttACCGTGGTTTTTCATGGTGCTCAGTGgtttgctcctctgtccgtgcatTTGAAGGAGCAGTTTTCTTTTATAGGTAAAGCCTTGTATACTTTGATTCTAACAATTCAACAGATTGCTAACAGAGGTccttctgcattttcatttttttttggggggggtagttcatttatttatttatttactttttcatttcatatatgatattatacatatttcaaagccattatcccaaatcatcccaccctctccctctcccacagagtccaaaagactgttctatacatctgtgtctcttttgctgtctctcatacagggttatcgttaccatctttctaaatttcatatatatgcattaattaaGTGACTTTGTGGCAcaagtttttggtttgtttcacaTGAGCTGCTCCTGGCTATATTTGAGGAACTACATTTTTTGCATTTCATGGCCTCTTCCAGAGGCATTGTCATTGTCCTTCCCATCAATGTTTGTGCCGCCAGCATCACTGGTGACCTGGTGTTGTCAGTGTCCCTGATGTGGCTGGCATCTTTGCTGGGGGTTCCCAGAGTGGTAGTTGCTCTTACCACATGCAGGGTGACCTTGCTtgagcctccccccacccccactgataTCTGGTTCCCTGGGGCTGCATGTGCCACTGCATCCTGGAGGCCAGGGTTACGGGCACCACCTCCAGTGGGACTCCCAGGTGCTCTGGGGCTGTGAGCTTAGCTGCCTCAGCCATGGGCTGGGATCAGCATCACTGCCTCTGCTGTTCCCCTGGCTCCACTTCCTCCATGTGAAAAATCCGCTCACCTTCAGATGTACAACTGTGTGTATCTCTGGTGTCCCGATGTGttgggtagaaaaaaaaaaaaactttatttataaatgatgttATCTACAAGTTGTAGATTGAGGGGAGAAACAAAGGGAGTGTCTTCTGCCACCGTAATACTGATGTCACCGATGATAAACTTTTCCGCACAAGCTATAAGGttaaaattggggcttcccagggggctcagtggttaagaatccacctgccaatgcaggagatgcaggagatgtaggttcgatcccaggaTCACAAAAATCCCCAGAagggtaaatggcaacccactccagtattcttgcctggagaatcccatggacagaggagcctgatgagctacagttcctggggtcacaaagatcagacaccactgaggacACATGCATAAGCATAAGATTAAATTACACAAAAAATGGAGTAGACTATcatatattaatgaaaaaaataattgctaCCTGGCTCCATACAACCTTATGGATGAGCTTTAGAGTTCCAAGATATAGAATTGATGAGAAACATAGACTCATGAGAAATCCAGCAGAGATCAGAACAACTCTTTAATATTAAATCTCATTTGATAATAAAAACATCATATTAGAGCAGTTACTGTTAGGATGAATGGTTATGCAGCAAAAAGtaactgaataaaattaaaaatggtatAGAACTGAGATCAACTTCAATAATCTCATACTATGCATTGATTCTGATATTTAAAGATAGCATTCACTACTGCTTTTTAATTGTATtacagaaaattatattaaaaagttattCCATTGCAGTTTCCTCCCAGGTAAGCAGGATATTGGCAAACATGTTTGCACAAATTGTGAACTGAACCACATGACTGGATAGGCAGTCAAGCTCTCTAGTGAGTCATCTTTGATCATGAGATATATACACACGCTATACATATAGAAAGATTTACCCTTGAATAATGCAGAGTTTGGAGCAATGGCACCTTGTGCAATTGAAAATCTGCCTGTAACATTGCAATCAACCCTCCTTATCCATAGCTCCACACCCTCTGATTCAGTCAAcccttttattaaattatataaattgccTTGGTTTTCACTTGTATACTTTTTTACATTAGTAATATATCTcatgacattttttttccagagcaAGGCAAAAATTACTCAGGATGACATTTGTCATTTAAGAAAGTATTATTCCTCGTGTCACtccataaaaaatagaaatgtccaaatattttatattcaaagtttggaaaattttgaagtAGGAAAAagcacaacttaaaaaaaaatacctaaatgATTGAATGAAAAGAATCTTTAATGAAGTGAGTAACCAAGATTGTTTAGAAaagttgaatttttataaaaatggatatCCAAGGAAATAAGTAGAAGGAGCAATTTTTATTCCACACTGAGGAAAGTGTCACAATTAATGATTCTCAGGCTTTGAGAAATGCAGTCAAGGGCACTTCATCTGCCCAAGGACAATTGGCCTTTTTATAGCTACTATTCCATAGACTCTCTTCAGAGCCCTCTTTATGTCGTTGTTCCTCAgactgtagatgaaggggttcagcatgggtgtgaccacagtgtacatcacGGAGGCTATTGCACTTGAGTGTGAGCTGTGTGTAGCAGCAGAGCTAAGGTACACTCCTAGGctcatacaataaaataaaaagacaactgagAGATGAGATGCACAAGTGGAAAATGCTTTAAACTTTCCCTGAGTCGATGAGATTCTTCGTATGGCAGAGACTATCTTAGAGTAAGAGTAAAGGATACCAGCAAACGGCCCACCAGCTAGTAGCACTGATGCCAAATACATCACCATGTCATTAAGAAAGGTGTTAGAACAGGCAAGTTGGACCATCTGATTGAGTTCACAAAAAATGTGGGGAATTTCCACCTCTGTACAGAAGGTCAACTGCAAGGCCATTAAAGTTTGTAACAAGGAATACATAGCACTCATCATCCAGGACACCAATACCAGCAGTCCACAGAGCCGAGGGTTCATGATGATTGTGTAGTGCAGGGGCTGGCATATGGCCACAAAGCGGTCGTAGGCCATCACTGTCAGGAGGAAGTCATCTAATCCTGCaaagaatatgtaaaaatacaCCTGGACAATGCAGCCTTCATAGGTTATGACTTTGCTCTGGTTCTCGATATTCTGCAGCATCTTAGGGATAGTGGTGGAGGTGAAGCAGATGTCTACAAAGGACAAGTtgcagaggaagaagtacatgggggtgtgaagGTGGGAGTCAGAGATGGTGAccaggatgatgagcaggtttccaAACACAGTGATCAGGTACATGGAGAGGAAAAGCCCATAGATAAGGGGCTGCAATTTTGGATCTTCTGAGAATCccagaagaaaaaattcagaaaattgtgTATTGTTACCTGGTTCCATGGGGTGGAGGTGACTACGAGGAAAAACGAAAATAACATGAGTAATTTTCACACAAATTGGCATTACTCACATAGTGCAATTTCTATTTTGCtctcaataaattaattttaatatcttgTGTTTAGAAAAGTTCTATTTCATCTCTACCTGGGTATTTTTGACCCCTTCTCAGCATATTCCCAAAGAAAATCATGCATTCTACAGTTTTAATGAGAAATACTTTCATACATTTGAAGAATGTATATTGAGTGTCAACCATGTTCAAAAGCAcatattgtttagtcgctaatcCGGATCTGGCACTTTTGAGACTCCccggactgtatgtagcctgccaagcacctctgtccatgggattttccaggcaagaatactgaaatgggttgccatttccttctctgggtgatcttctctacccagggattgaacccgcctttcctgcattgccagacagattctctaccactgagccacctgtcaTGTCCCTCCAAACAAATACAGGAAACCAATAGATGGTGCTGAAAAACAAAAGTGTTCAATCCAGTGATGGTGAAAGATgatgtataaatataatttgtCAAGTAATAACAGTTGGTGTGAAGAAAACAAAGCTAGATATAAAAGAGAGTAGTAGGAGGTATTTTCATGTCCTGAGTGTTCAGGTAAGGCCAGCAAACAAGGTGATAGTTGAACAGAGAGCTCAAGACAGGGAGAGAAGGATGTAGTATGATATCAAGAGAAATATGTGCCTGGCGAAGGAATGGCCACTACAAAAGGCCTAAGGAAAATGCTTGTTCTTTGTACTTTATGAATTTAGTTGCAAAAGCATCCTGTGAATTATAGCATCTCCCATCCTTAGTACCTTCTGCTGACTGAGGTTTGGGGTCCGTGATATAGGGCACCTTAACATACGAGTCCAAGTGCCTCTGCTTTAAGAACTGCTCTCAAGGCACAAgctcacacacactctcacaccatGTCCTCCTGCGATATGTTCCTACCACACATTTCTCACCCAGAACCACCCTTCTTACACCATATACCATTATAACTCAAGCTGACCATGTCAGATCATCTTTCTCCTGCAGAATGTATAATTGGTACCCAGAAATTCCAGTTCACAGACTGCCCATGGACCAATAAACTTGGGGTTAATTTTTATGATCACTTTCAGCtttgtatttaaagaaatataaaaagtatgtGCATGTGTGAAAGAGAGgcggagggagagagaagagagggaaatgaAATAGACATTAGTGGGTAAAAGATTTAACAAGCTCTAATAGTCCCTGAGACTACATGATGAATTAAACCTTCCTTTGTTTGGCAACTTTTCAATTCCAGTTATCTCTACTTGATGaccaggaaaaataattttcaaaaagaaaaatacatgtttacCTTGACAGAACAGTTATACTTTTATAATGAATGAAACTTGAAATATTTGACTACcccaaaagaaaaacaggcaaagtaaataaagtgaagtgaagtctctcagtcgtgtccgactctttgctacccccatggactgtagcccacaagactcctccatccacggaattttccaggcaagaatactggagtgggttgccatttccttctccaggggatcttcttgacccaggtctccctcatcgtgggcagatgctttaccatctgagccaccaacaaaAATGACTAtccaaaggaaaacaacaaaagctAAACGTGTTTTATATAAAGCAATAGAAGAAAGATTCCCaaaatcttttccatttctttgaccaATTTTTTACTGTTCTATAGGGAATGAGGGAAGCTCTTTCCCAGTTTTCTTATGGGGCATCGTGTGTTTGTTATTCTTGGAGTTTAAGcactgtcatatttttaaaataaatctgatgAGCATACCCCAATGCTATTTTGGTCTTTGTTCAACACGCAAAAGGCTTTTCAAACTATACTCTGACACCATGTCAATCCATCCTTTTGTCCTGAATAAATTTTTTCATAGGATTCATGCCTGAAGatgttatattatattatattagatGTTCATTGTATTATTACTTTACCATGACAATGCAAAATCCTAATCATCAGAGACTTCAACTGCCAtggtcactatttttttttccataatatccTTTTATTATCACAATCTGTACATATCtgtagttgtttttctcttttcattcctattattgtttttttttttgatatatacattttattttattttatttttaaactttacataattgtattagttttgccaaatatcaaaatgaatctgccacaggtatacacctattgcttttctttttttaatataaatttatttattttaatggaggctaattactatTGTACTTTCAGAAAgatatgtgaatatatgtgtacttatatGGAAACAAggcctttccaggtggcactagtggtaaaaaaaaaaatacctgtctaccaaggcaggaggcataagggaggcaggttcaattcctgggtcaggaagatcccctggaggagggaatgaaagccactccagtattcttgcctggagaatcccatgaacagaggagcctggtgtgctacagtccatatggtcacaaagatcagatacaactgaagccacttaacaTGCATGCAGGCAAACAGAAAtgtatgtatagaacagtcttttggactctgtgggagagggagagggtgggatgattttggggaatggcattgaaacatgtataatatcatatatgaaatgagtcaccatccaggttcaatgcacgatactggatgctttgggctggtgcactgggaagacccagacgGATGgtacaggaagggaggagggaggagggttcaggatggggaacatgtgtatacctgtggcagattcattttgatatatggcaaaaccaattcaatattgtaaagttaaaaaataaaattaaaaaaaaataaataaaaaccacaatcacagaaaactagtcaatctaatcacacagaccacagccatgtctaactcaatgaaactaggccatcccatgtggggccacccaagacggacaggtcatgtggagaggtctgacagaatgtggtccattggagaagggaatggcaaaccacttcagtattcttgccttgagaaccccatgaacagtatgaaaaggcaaaatgataggatactgaaagaggaactccccaggtcagtaggttcccaatatgctactggagatcaatggagaaataactccagaaagaatgaagggatggagccaaagcaaaaacagtacacagctgtggatgtgactggtgatagaagcaaggtccaatgctgtaaagagcaatattgcataggaacgtggaatgttaggtccatgaatcaagacaaattggaagtggtcaaacaagagatggcaagagtgaacatcaacattctaggaatcagcaaactaaaatggactggaatgggtgaatttaacttagatgaccattatacccacttgtgggcaggaatcccttagaagaaatggagtagccatcatggtcaacaaaagagtccaaaatgcagtacttggatgcaatcttaaaaacgacagaatgatctctgttcatttccaaggcaaaccattcaatatgacagtaatccaagtctatgccccaaccagtaacactgaagaagctgaagttgaacggttttatgaagacctccaagaccttttagaactaacacccaaaaaagacgtccttttcattataggggactagaatgcaaaagtaggaagtcaagaaacacctggagtaacaggcaaatttggccttggaatatggaatgaagcaaggtaaaggctaatagaatttagccaagagaatgcactggtcatagcaaacatcctcgtggaacaacacaagagaagactttacacagggacatcaccagatggtcaatgcggaaatcagattgattatattctttgcagccagagatgaagatgctctatacagtcagcaaaaacaagaccaggagctgactgtggatcagatcatgaactccttattgccaaattcagacttaaattgaagaaagtaggaaaaaccactagaccattcaggtatgacctaaatcaaatcccttttgattatacagtggaagtgagaaatagatttaagggacgagatcttatagagtgcctgatgaactatggatggaggttcatgacattgtacaggagacagggatcaagaccatccccatgggaaagaaatgcaaaaaagcaaaacggctgtctggggaggccttacaaatagctgtgaaaagaagagaagcaaaaagcaaaggagaaaaggaaagatataagcatctgaatgcagagttccagagaatagcgaggagagataagaaagccttcctcagcgatcaatgcaaagaaatagaggaaaacaacagaatgggaaggactaaagatctcttcaagaaaattagagataccaagggaacatttcatgcaaagatgggctcaaaaaaggacagaaatgtatggacctaacagaagcagaagatattaagaagaggtggcaataatacacagaagaactgtacaaaaaatatcttcatgacccagataatgatgatggtgtgatcactcacctagagccagacgtcctggaatgtgaagtcaagtgagccttagaaagcgtcactatgaacaaagctagtggagttgattgaattccagttgagctatttcaaatcctgaaagatgatgctgtgaaagtgctacactcaatatgccagcaaatttggaaaactcagcagtggccacagggctagaaaaggtcagttttcattccaatcccaaagaaaggcaatataaaagaatgctcaaacttccgcataattgcactcatctcacacgctagtaaagtaatgctcaaaattctctaggccaggcttcagcaatacctgaaccatgaacttccaaatatccaagctggttttagtaaaggcaggggaaccagagatcaaattgccaacatctgctcacttcagttcagttcagtcgctcagtcatgtccgagtctttatGACCCtaagaattgcagcacgccaggcctccctgtccatcaccaactaccagagttcactcaaactcacatccatttagtcagtgatgccatccagccatctcaatcttctggatcatcaaaaaagcaagagagttccagaatctatttctgttttattgactatgccaagcctttgactgtgtgaatcacaataaattgtggaaaattctgaaagagatgggaataccagaccacctgacatgccccttgagaaacctatatgcagggcaggaagcaacagttaaaactggacatggatcaacaaactggttccaaataggaaaaggagtacatcaaggccgtatattgtaaccctgcttatttaactaatatgcagtctgcatcatgtgaaatgctgagctggaagaagcacaacctggaatcaagattgttgggagaaatatcagtaacctcaggtatgcagatgacaccacccttatggcagaaagtgaagaggaactaaaaagcctcttgatgaaaatgagagaggagagtgaaaatgttggcttaaagctcaatattcagaaaactatgatcatggcatctggtccaatcactgcatgggaaatagatggggaaatagtggaaacagtgtcagactttattttttggggctccaaaatcactgcagatggtgattgcagccattaaattaaaagacacttactgcttggaaggaaagttatgaccaacctagatagcatattgaaaagcagagacattactttgccaacaaaggtccatctagtcaaggctgtggtttttccagtggtcgtgtatggatgtgagagttggactgtgaagaaatgtgagtgctgaagaatttatgctattgaactgtgatgttggagaagactcttgagagtcccttggactgcaaagagagccAACCAGTGCATTTGAAAGGACATCAgtgtgggtgttctttggaaggaatgatgctaaggctgaaactccattactttggccacctcatgcgaagagttgacacatttgaaagtactctgatgctgggagggattgggggcaggaggagaaggggacaagagaggatgagatggctggatgacatcaccgactcgatggatgtgagtttgagtgaactccaggagttggtgatggacagggaggcctggtgtgctgcaattcatggggttgcaaagagtcagacacgactgagcgactgaactgaatgataaataTGTTCATACATTTGAAGAATATATATTGAGGGTCAACCATGTTCAAAACACAtcttgtttagttgttaagctgGATCTGGCACTTTTGAGATCCCCAGACTctatgtagccttccaggctcctctgtccatgggatttgccaggcaagaatactggaatgggttgctatttccttctccaggtgatcttctcaacccaggggatGAAATGCCTCTCCTTCATTGCCAGACAGATtctctatcactgagccacctggcaagtctCCCCAAACAAAAAAAGTAACATATATATGGTGCTGAAAGCTGGAAGTTTTCACAATCCAGTGATGGCAAAAGATGATGtgcaaatataatataatatgtcaAGTAATAAGAGTtgctatgaagaaaacaaaactagatACAAAAGAGGTATGGAGAAGTCAATGCCactccacttcagtactcttgcctggaaaatcccatggacggaggagcctggaagacttcagtctgtggggtcagtgagggtcagacacgactgaatgacttcactttcacttttcactttcatgcattggagaaggaaatggcaacccactccagtgttcttgcctggagattccagagatgggggagcctggtggg
Proteins encoded:
- the LOC123466191 gene encoding olfactory receptor 7A17-like, with the protein product MEPGNNTQFSEFFLLGFSEDPKLQPLIYGLFLSMYLITVFGNLLIILVTISDSHLHTPMYFFLCNLSFVDICFTSTTIPKMLQNIENQSKVITYEGCIVQVYFYIFFAGLDDFLLTVMAYDRFVAICQPLHYTIIMNPRLCGLLVLVSWMMSAMYSLLQTLMALQLTFCTEVEIPHIFCELNQMVQLACSNTFLNDMVMYLASVLLAGGPFAGILYSYSKIVSAIRRISSTQGKFKAFSTCASHLSVVFLFYCMSLGVYLSSAATHSSHSSAIASVMYTVVTPMLNPFIYSLRNNDIKRALKRVYGIVAIKRPIVLGQMKCP